Part of the Toxotes jaculatrix isolate fToxJac2 chromosome 1, fToxJac2.pri, whole genome shotgun sequence genome, TTCACGTTTTTAGGTCAGTTAGGCTAAACTCAACATTCAGCCTGAATTCAAACTGCACGCAGAGACATAAAGACATCATGCGCTAATGTGACTCTTTAAGAGGGAAAATGTCTAATTTCCCCAAACCAAACTACCTCTTTAAattaactttgtgtgtgtcagtgacttTTTGTGCCTCACTTCAAATAATGGATTCAGTGAAACCAGAAAATCAATTTGCTTCTTAAAATATACAACTTGGCATTATAATCAGCAGAAGCGCTTGTTTACGGGCAAATGCTGATTAGAACCGGTTCACACATGGTAGCTTGACCGAAACATATCCCAGTATATACATAATGTCTGATGACAAACATCATAAAAGTAGAACAAATGGACGAAttaaaaacaagaaaggaaTGATCTCTTTGACACATTTATTACGAAATTATAAAGGTCGAGtaaagcttttaaaaacagaatagGAGTTGCAATGTACTGAAGAATTGGCAGAGtttatttcaaatgtaattAATGTATACCCAGCAATGGAAacgaaaaaacagaaaaggagaaaacagggcaaataaataaaagaaaagaaaaaaaaataaaacaagttcATTATTGTTTAACACAGCACATTAGGCAAGATTACCAGGAGTTCAATTTACATGAAACATCTCATATATACAAGAAAGATTTACATCGATGAGGGTTACAGAGTCTTTGTGAGCTATGGGGCCCAGTGGCAAAGCAGTTAATGGCAGTCACATTTCAAGTCAAGTGTGGCTCTTTGCTTGAGGGTGGTTTTGGCTGGCAATGCCATTATCACAACTATTAGTTTAGACACTGGCACACGCtagtgacagagcagcagcctgtgtgtCACTTGACACAACAACCCAGTGACAAGGACACGTCTCCCTCTGGGTTTGTCATGTCAGGACATACAGCACCACTTTGCCcatcttttacacacacacccccatcTCTCTCTAATGATAAACGGGGAGGGGATGGTAACAGGAAGAAAGTAGGACTACGTGCTGAACACAAAGCACCCTCATCTGTCACAAATGATCAGAACACAAAGGTGAACACACCCTTGGTGATTTAACATTGCATGTAACGGCACTGACCCCGATAAAACATGGGTGAAAGGCGTGGGCTGGAGACGGGGGAGATAAGGAGTGGGTGGAGGGTCCAAGTGAGGAGTGGAAAGGGGAGATGGGttgttggggtgggggtgggggcggggggcatTCAAACAATGAAGTAACATCATAACTTCAtctttttatatcattttttttttgtagacaaGCAAGCAGTCaagaaacattttcttccaCCCTCTACTCTTATGCTTAAGGTAAATTTGAGAGACTTCAGATGCAATGTTGATACCTCAAGTGTTTTAAGCTGCAGTTTGTCTTATACTCATTAAGTGTAagaataaatatgaagctagtATGTCAACTTGATTGATTGCCTTAGAAAAATGGGAAATGCGTTTTGTGGATTAGTGAAAACATGGAGATGAATTAAGTAATGACAGTCCCACAAAAGCCACAGTGACTTTGGTTTTTGTGCATGCAAAACATTAATTTCACAAAGCAAACCCCCTGAAGATTGATCATCAATCAATTTGCTTTGTGAAACTGCAGAAATGGATGATAAATTTGAGATGAATGGTTGCCAGCCAAAAGTGATGGACAAACAACGAACCcgggaaagaaaaaataaatcgcacatgtacacacaagcacacacgcatTTTGATATATGACAATATTTGTCATTATCAAAACTGTATTGTACGTGtttcacagaataaaacaaTGTAAAGACAAGGAAAAGTATCTCAACACATgtatgaaaatgattaaaacagaaatgaaaattaatcgaatgttcacaaaaaaaatcaaatgtaattCCTGGTAATTTGCCATTATCTGTGTTTTGGCAATCCTGCCCCTGGCAGTTACAGacatcaaagacacaaacaaaaggctataaataaataaatatataaatatattaaaaatcagTAGCACttcatttttctcagcagaggaaaataaaaacatataaatgaaTTCCACAGTTCAGCCAGTGTACCAACAGGGagcttttgatttattttgttgttttgtgcagACAAAACTGGATCTCCCTTGGGGCAATAATCTACTCTGGTAGTACTCACACCCACTACCTTAGTATAGCCCACAAtccatttcatttccttttaccCACCTAGACATAGAGGACATGACaagttttttaaagaaatacaaTGTTCTCTGCAGTAAAGAGCCCTGCAAATCCTCCACTGATGATTTAAAGCTTTGATAGAAACTTCACTCACAGACTTATTGGCTTACTATCTCCTGATAGCTACGTTTGTTTCAACATCTGTTACATTTCACTCAATAAGGGAATGCAGAAGGCAGGTTATTCTTCTTGCATCTACCAGTAAGTTTGCTTAATTATTAAACTGATGCTGGCAACAGACCCAGTTGTAGACAACACAGAATTTGCTCAAAGATTTGGTTAATTAAAGTCTACTCGTACAGTTATTTATccagtttaaacattttttcatatgcacaaaaacaatgagattTCGCAAGTTGCTGTCCTTATTCTCAAGAAAATTTTTAATCCGCCGGAACGTCTTCAGTCAAAACTATCATTGACATGTACAGTGTGAGAGATCACAAACACAGTATCCCTACTAAGTGACAGGATAGCTGAGGAAAAGGATGTATGATCACAGTCTGCAACAATCACTggcctctctccatcttcctctttcatACCGCCAAACTCTGTGTCAGCACAACCCAGAAGATATTGCAACAGACTTTTCCCCTCAGGTGCAACATTGTCATAGTTCATTAATCTTCTCAAACTTCTCCTGCTGCCATCAGCCCCCGTACGTACTACTAATCCCCTTATTAATGTGGCAAATGAACCTGCACAAGAAGGACGACTCCCCCAAGGCTCCATAATTACAATggtctgtacaaactcctgttTGCATAGAATGTCCATTCATTAAATGTACTGACAAGACAACTCCAGGAACACTCCGCTAAAGATTCCCTGTTCTTCCTCAAAGTTCTGTCTCACATCTTTCACTTTAAACCGGATATTATATCTACTGTAATATTTAATAGCCGCTCATTTTTTGTTACTGATATGTaatacaactttatttttactgtagttGTCACAACAAGAGGGAAATGATACAGGAGTCAGACgcacagaaaaactgaacacGATTTAAAGGCAAAAATCTCCAGAATTATTTTGATTAAGTAAACCTAATGTGAATATGTTGACAGTTGTTCTATACATGCAGTAACTATAGTGAAGCTGCACAAAAGGGAGTTGTTCTACTCTGTCCCCAGAGCTAAGGCATGATTTGTGCTGCCAAAGAGCACATCTGAGCAGTGTGGGACAAATGAACTGTACGTACAAGCTTCCTTTCAGGGCTTGCATCTTTTCTGCCATGCAAGAAAAGCACTAATAACCCACAGCAATTAAGCCTTTTTTTTACACATGAGGTGTTCAGGCCACATGGTTGCACAACTGAAAGCCCTATATAAGGCCCATAACTGTGCATCGTAACATATAATGTATATTACCATAACAAAGTGAGGGGAAATAGGACACATCTTGTGTATCTGCAAGAATGTACATATTAAAGTCTATGCGtgctgaacagaaaataaacagcctTATTTTCACATTCACCATGGGATTCATTTAAAGTTAATGGTGAAGAGTAAGAATTTGAAATCTGGGTTATAATTGagtaaaaatgacttttcataCAGTTACAGTCTCTGTGACTGCTTTCAAACCCTGCACCCTCAGCAAAACCATGTTAATGTGTCCATAACATGAGCCCTGGGATCTGATGTACAGTACATGGTTAATGTGTAGCCACTGGGCTCATGTTATGATGGTGAACCACATCTATGTCTAACACTACTGAAAGGAAGAAGTAAGACTGATGGTGAAACGGCTAGGATTATACTTGGTTTCTTAGATGCTTGTGTTGCGTTGTGAAACTAGGacagtgttttcatgcttttttcctcagtgttgtTTACACTAATGTAGGTCCCTGGAGGGTAAATAATAAGTGGGGGAAAAACGAGAGGAAAGGCAAGGATTGCTCCTATTGCTATCAGCAAAGTTTGGGGTCTCTATAAAGCTGATTCCACTAGGCGTTAGTCTGTGGTGGCACTGTTGTAGATATCTGCTACTGTATTTCTGTTCCCTATGTTCTATATTCTCTGAACACCACTGAAGACACCACTGAAACCTTCACGCTTTGCAGCTGttcttcacctctttctctctgcttacTTGTTTATCAATTTCCTTTCAGTTTCCTTATTCATTGATTGGTGCCGATCTTGCATAGAAGTGACTCTCgagaactgaaagaaaatgatttttcaatttttagAGAGCAGGTCAATTTTAAAAGCTTTTCAATTCAGCTTCACACATCTTTCTTGTTTCATGTCAACTTCAGGCAACAATGGTTGGTTTGTTACTCATAAGGCAACAATGTAAGTGCAAATTTTCATAATTCTATCGTATACCTGTGTGACACTTTATAAGGTGGAAACATTCAGCACCTTGGAGGCTACAATTTCAACATAGTTTATCCAACCGCATTTTACAACTGAAAAATAACTGGTGATAACTTAAATGGTATtgacttatttttattatctatGCATATTGGTTCtgattacttatttattttacttatttttttctaGCTATTACGCTATCCCATTTGCTGCTGTTACACTGCAAATTTCCCCGCTGTGGGATTAATAAAGgattatcttatcttatcttatcttttcttATATATAAGAAGTCCTTTAATAATGgagtttttatctttttccaaACCGCTTCTTCTCTGCAGGGAATATGATATGATAATCCAACAATATTACCTTTTGGATATACTGTCTGTTTAAAGATTCACACAAAGGTAATTGGTGTTTTTGgctttcagtattttttttttttaattacagctagtctcctctctgtttttactcAATATGCCGACAGAATTCAAAAAGGAATAGGATATACTGGATGAGTATCTACTTGTCAATGCTCATGAAATGGAGATGACATCCACATGTCAATACAAACGGCCACATTgtgcaaagaaaatcaaaacacgGAAGTAAAAATGGCATTGATAACATACCCTGCTTTATCCAGTAAGACATGTCAGTGCAATTATTGATTTTACCACAATCTATAACTGCCATTTAGCCTCAAATATGATCTGGAATTTCTTACAAATATCCAAAGACTGAAATCAGCTAATAGCGGTAGGGTAGAAAATTACTACTCTCTTAATAATATGCAAACAGAGATTAAGAAAGTGTGCCTTTGTGTGCGGTCAAAATACATAAGTGCATATTTATCTGAGTAACTCATACGTATTGCTAATGTGAAGGATATCTGATGACTTCAACCTTTTATGACAGATCTAAATAATACTGTTTTAGCAATATATCAAGAATAAGTAGCGAGTTGATTATGACTATGAATTTCATGACATGATTGTAAGATGTGATGTTTGACGTTTTGGTTCTAAAAATAGGTGACACTAACGAATGAAGATGTTTGATTGGCAAGACTCAGCTGAAGGGCTTTGTGTCATTAAGGAATGAAAAGAAAGTTGAATTAGACTGAGACACAACTTAAGGTCAGTTTCAACCGTCAGCTTCTATAATGATTACATGTATGCTACACATAAGTACATGGAAAAATATTAATCAAACTGTACAGAGCATGTGTGAACAAACGTGTCTGCAACAGTGCATTATTTATATTATCAGTGGCACTATACAGAACACactgcctctgtttgtgtgcttcttTGAATCATTTGTCAGAATTATTGATTCCAATGAATCTTGTGAAGAATTGTGGGATGACTGAGCAAATCAATGAAGTTGTGCTTACAGTATAGTGTCATATCTCATGTGTCCTCCTCTAGGGTTGgatcccctccaccaccaccatcacccaTTTCAACGCCtcgtccctctctctctctgtctttcacacacacacacacacacacaaatcaccacacacacacataccagcgGCGCCTGGCAAATGATGCCAAAGTGAATGCCTCTTTTGACTGCTAcctctcacacagaaacacattaaatgcAACCCCAGATGCAGTGACCCGGAGGTATGCATCGATAGGACTCGCACAGTGTCACCCCTGTAATTCCACTCTCTCTTCCGGATAGATCTTATCACTCACATCTCTAACTGCCATTATCAATCTTCCCTGTGCAGTCTCTGCATCATTAGGCGAGAGTATTTCTCTAAGAACACCAACAAAGGTTTcactcctttcttctcctcccttgcATTTATAAGTCCACTGCAGGTTGGCGTAGTGCCAGGCTGTGCCATGCAGCGCAACACTGCCACCTAAAGGTTCAGTACCACCACCCATCAAGCCTGACCCACTGACAATACTCTCACTCtgcctccctttctccctctgcactctctctcttcccccttctctgctgttctcggTATTTGTCCATGTGTGTTCCATTAGATTAGaactgtgtgttgtgtagtgGTGCTTTATTAGCAGAAAAATTAATAAGGCTTTGATAAAAAGCAGCATGGATTACGTTGAAATTTGAggctcattattggctaatCCTTTTTGAATTGGATGTGTATCAAGTTCCAGACAAGCTTCACTCAGTTCGCTAGTGTGCTTTGAGAGGAGGCATTTAATTCAAGCTTAGATGGTGTGGCAAAGCCTACAGTGGCATTCACAACACCACCGCAGCAGACTAATTATTGACTGTTGCAGGTGTTGAAAAGGTTACAAAGTCTTCTGTGATATTACAATACACACCAAAacgaagaaacaaacaaaaaacatgaatacaCTCAAGAGTTTTAtgaggagagaggtggaaagTCAGCTAATATTTTGGAGAATGTGTGCAGCATTTATCTATGATGAGAACAGTAATCTGAGTAGATaggcaagaaaaaaatgtttctttcacAAAGAACACTGAGTCACAATTAATGTTATGTTGGTACATTTTACCAGTGATCTAACCTGGGTGCTGAATAGACAAAATAAGGCAAGGCAATCACTCACCCACTTGCATTTTGTTAAATAtgaattaaatatatattaatgaCAAAACATCAGTCTATAATTATTCCCCCAAAATTATGCATGTGATTGTTGAGTCCATAATCAACTCCTTTAATTAGCAGTTGTTCAAGttactctttctctttttttcatttttaagtttGAGAAACAGTGGAACTTGCTGAAGCAGTGTGTCTCCTGTACTCTTTTCTGTTGCTTCACAGTAACTTAGAGTGAGTCTCTAATCTAGACTGGCACTTTAGCACTGTGGAACAGGGCAGTTATAGGCAGTACTTATAGACCAGTAAAAGTGCTCTTTTACCTGCTGTCTGGTGTGCATGGGCCCCTTCGTCTTGAACCCTCCTTGGGAGCTGCACTCTGAGGCACTGAAGTGGTCGGAGCTCGTGGAGGACCTCTTGGAAAGGGTGTCACAACCCCCAACAAATGTGTTATCCAATGGGAGCTCCTGAATCACGTGATGCTTCTTCACTGAGACCGGTGTGTCAGCCTTGAGGTGGAAGGCCGATTGCGGCGAGGCGGACTTGTAGTGCCGGGCCAGGTCTGGGCTGCTGGGTTTGAAGGTTGTGGTAGGTGTGGCATTCCAATCAAAGCGCCCAATCCCTTGCTCCTCCAGCTCAGTTGGCAGGCTGATGGTTCCATTGATTGGCTCGTGGGCAGGATCGTCAGGTTTGTTCCCCTCAATGGTGACAAAGTTGAGCAGGGAGCTTTTTGGGGATTTCCTTTTCTTGcgctttttcttcttgttctgCTTGTTCTCTGTGTTGGGTGACATCCACTCAGCcccctgttttttcctctgtgcagcTTTGAACCTGGAAGCGTGGCGACAGcgcagcagcacagtgacaaAGATGACAATAATCACCACTAAGGCCCCAGTAACAAAGGCTATCATTATGGTTAAATAGTCACCACTTTGATAAGTTTCACTGCTTTCGCCTATGTTTCGGTCAATTGGGGTCTCCATGGTGCGTCGGATGAGATCATATATGAGAGTTGAGTTGCCCACAGTGTCATTGACGTACAGAAATACCAGCACCAGAGTATGGAGAGATTTTGGATACCCGAGGTCACTGATATTGACCACTAATCTGTGTAAGCCtatgtcagtcactgctggctTTTCCTCCAGCGTAATATTTCCTGTGACTGGGTCAATTCTGAACAGACCCTTGTTGTTTCCACTGACAATGGTGTATTTGAGTTCGGCATTCATCCCTGTGTCACCATCTACGGCAAACACTTCTGCTACCACAGATCCTGGGATAGAGGAGAGAGGAACAAGCTTGAAGGATGTGTTGGAGGGGGGATAGATGACGATGGGGGTGTTGTCGTTCACATCAATGACATTGATGGTCACCTTGGCAGCTGAGGAGCAAGGAGGCCTGCCACTGTCCACAGCCCTGACATCAAAAGTATAGGAACTCTGTTGCTCCCTATCAAATGACACATTAGATTTTATCACCCCAGAGTAAGGATCCAGTATAAAGTTCTCATTGTCATTTAGTatggaaagagaaacagcagcattttctcCAGCATCTGAGTCTGTCACAGTTATCACCCCCACAGTGCTGTATTTAGGGAGATTCTCAGACACAAAGAACTGAAAGTGGTTATGTGTGAACTTCGGGTTGTTATCATTTTCATCCAGCACAGTTACAATAACAGCTGCCTGCGTTTGCAGAGGGGGTGTACCATTATCTCTTGCTGTTACAGTAAAGAGGAACCTGTCCTGATCCTCCCGGTCAAAAACCCTAGACGCAGTCAGGACCCCCGTTTTACGGTCGAGATCGAAGAATGATGCATTTGGTCCCAGCTGATACACTATCTCTGCATTTTTCCCGCTGTCCTCATCGGTGGCGCTAAGAGTAGTGAGGAACAGGTCACGTTTGTTGTTTTCCATAACAGCCAGCTCAATAACTGGCTGAGTAAAAATAGGTGGGTTGTCATTCTCATCCTCCAGCCTCACTCTTACCAAGGCAGTCTGATTCAAGCTCGGTTTTCCAGAGTCAGAGGCTACAATTTTAAAGTTGTATTCCTTGGTCCCTTCGTAGTCGAGCAACGCAGATGTCTCTAACAGATACTGGTTGTCGTAGACAGCTTTGAGATGGAAGGGCACGTCCTTCTCTATGAAACAAATGACCTTGCCGTtgatgtctgtgtctttgtctgacACTGTGATGAGAGCAATCTTGGTATTGATGGGATCCTtctctgagaggaaaacagtgCCATTAATGGGACTGATTATGTATCTCAGGTCTATATTAGGTGGATTGTCATTAACATCAGTCACATTTATGGTAACAGTAGCTCTGGCAGGACTAGAGCTGCCATCACTAGCTAAAACAGAGAGCTTATGAATTGCAGTCTCTTCTCTGTCCAGAGGCCTCTGCACTGTAATTAGGCCAGATGTTGTATTTAATGAAAAGAGTCTTTTTGTAGCAGGAGACACCTGAGTCCCAAACACATACCGTATATCTGCATTTGCCCCTATGTCTGCATCTGTGGCCTGAAGCTGCACGACCGACGTTCCAATAGGGGAGTTTTCCGGTATGTGCACCTCTATCTGACTCTCTTTAAACACCGGTCTGTTATCGTTGACATCTGTTACTGTAACTTGTAGGATGGCAGTGCTGGATTTCTGTGGACTGCCACCATCCTCCACTTTGATCTTCATTACATATGTATCCTTCTGCTCTCTGTCCAGATTCTGCTGCACAATGAGCTGAGGCCACTTCTCCCCCTCAGGCGTTTCTACTATGTCTAAGCCGAAGGCACTTTGCCCGTTGATCAGCTCATATTTGTGGACACTGTTGGGGCCAGTGTCTGGGTCAGTGGCAGAAGGAATAGCAAAGCGGCTGTTAATGAGCGTGTTCTCAGGGATGGAGATGTTGATCACAGGGGACGGGAACATGGGGGCATTATCATTTGTGTCTTTGACGATTATTTTGATCTTAATCAGCCTGAAATAATCATTAGGCAGAATGACCACTTCAATTTCAAAGGAGCACTCACTGTCCTCAAACGAGGGACCGGGGCATAACTTCTCCCTGTCGATTCGGTTTGATGTTGTGAATATCTCACCAGTGCTGCTCAGAACACGGACCAGTGGGTTATCTCCTGCTTTGGAGACGAGCCGGTACACGAGATTAGCACTTGTTCCGGTGGCAGCATTTGTATGGGAAATGTTTAGGTCCTTTGGTATGTTTCCAATGAGAACATTTTCTTGCAACTCCTCTCTGATGGGGTAGATTAGCTCTTGGGCTATTGAAGGATCTAGCCATATGCAGGCAAGTAGTGCGCCCAACAGGTAATAGTCTTTTAGATCCATGACAGAGTAAATGTGTTTCCAGCCTTCTCAACTCAAAGGTTTCTTTCTATGCAACGTTGTTACAGGCAGTGACTCCTGGCATGTGATGGCAGGAATCTTCCACAGACAAACCTATGAATACATGACAGAGTTTCTCTTCAGTGAAATAACTTCACAGTTTGCACAGTAATTAAATCTGATTAACAAACAACCCCACTCTTCACAATCAGCTGTCCTGTccagttaattttattttatatgataTACTATTAAATCTGCCCATAGGCCTTTATCAACAAGCCAatgaaaaaaaggggaaaaaaagaaaatcaacaaaacactgcagcaatcATTTAGGAAGCCATTCATGTCTATTGGTCCCTTTCTAAATCCTCCTAATTTTACGGTCACTAAGAATTTTTAGCGCCAAGAACCCCCATGAGCACAAAACTTCACAACACATTACACAGCCTTATTAATTTTACACTTAAATTGCCAAAATTAACGAGGTTTAGCTGTGTGTGGGCTCCTAAACGAATGAATACGCATGAATGAAGCCTACAAAATCAGCTCAGTCAGATTTTAAATTCTTAGTGGGAAACTGAGACCTATTCTTATCTTACATACCCAAATCCGTTCCAGCGCAGGAGAAAAAACTGGAGTGTGTCAGCTCATAGTCTTCATCCAGTGTGCCTGCGAGCTTATTCGGGTAAAGATATCCTTCTCAGTCAGACCTGGCTTTGGGTCCaagaagaggtaaaaaaaaaaatcgcccGGCAGGAGTAATCAGACTCAAGAGCAGGTTTTGGGTAAAACCAGCTGGTCGCACAAACTGGTGTAAATTAGAGGCTGCATATGTCGCAGTTCCTTTTCCCCCATTTAACTTAAGGAATGGACAGGATCTAATTGTGCGACCTGCGGTGATTGCGGTGGTCAGCGTTGCTCTCCAACAGACACAGGCAGGTGGTCAGTGGTTTGTGGTGTCTTCCATTAGAACGGGTCCCGAAATCAATGCTCATCTCCCGTAAACGTCCCGAGAAAACCGGCGtggttttttccccctctcccgGCTACCTGTTAAGGTGAAGGCGCCGACGAGGTGAACGCGAGAAGAGACACTCGTGTCCCGTCATGTTTCAAGTTCACAGAGCTCCATCAATAATCAGCCGACGCAGACAAGGTTAAAAAGATCATGAAGgcatttatgcaaaaaaaacaacaaccaaaaaacaaaaaaaagagctgtgAAATCTCAGAGCCGATCCCACTTGGAGATACCAACCTAAATAAAAAAGACTGTTGAGTGTGACACCGATGCGCAGCGTCTATGTGCCGTTTATCCTTGCACTCTCACTCCCAGAGCAGAATATCTTGCACTAACTCTCTGTAAACCCATAGGAGGGGTGGTGAAGTACACCACACCGacgccccccccacccctccgaCCCTCGTCATTGGACAGCGCCCCTCTCTTTCGGTGGCGTCGACAACCCGAGTAGCAACAGGATTGGCCCGAAGTCACGTCACTTAATGCAGACCGGAGGGCTGTCCGCGGTGAGATGCTCTGTGAAGATGCTGCAGGCTGCAGAGACGCTTAACCAAAACCCCGAGGCTGGAGggggatgatgatgacgatgatgatgatgatgaagctgcGAGTGCTGCTGATGATAATGTAGGAAAAAAAGTGGCTGTCCTCTAGCTTTTACACAGTGGATGATTATATAAAGGCAGATAGCAGTCATTGGCTCTAAAGGGACGCATCAAAAGCAGAAGCCAACCTGTTAGGCTGTTGTCAGGTAGGCTACACTAATTGGGGTGGACATAAAAAGCCACAAGACTGGAGTATATTTAAAAGGATGAACTGCAACGGTTTCTCCTGCATATGACTTGCCAAGAACAAACACAGGCATATACAATACAAGCCTTGTGTGAGAGTCACTAATAATTGCACTGTAGACAGAGAGGCCGTTGTCTAAGCATGTTTGCGCGGGGTGTATATTCACGCTCCATCCGCCACACTTGGCAACCTGCAGCCAGTCATCAGCATTTGTCCGTAAGAAATAACCTTGACAGTTATCCCAGTCATCAAAGCTATACAGCAGCATGTGGCGCGAGCTCTTTCTGTAATGGGTGAATTGGATTTCTTTTTAAGTTTA contains:
- the LOC121181814 gene encoding protocadherin-9 isoform X1, with the protein product MDLKDYYLLGALLACIWLDPSIAQELIYPIREELQENVLIGNIPKDLNISHTNAATGTSANLVYRLVSKAGDNPLVRVLSSTGEIFTTSNRIDREKLCPGPSFEDSECSFEIEVVILPNDYFRLIKIKIIVKDTNDNAPMFPSPVINISIPENTLINSRFAIPSATDPDTGPNSVHKYELINGQSAFGLDIVETPEGEKWPQLIVQQNLDREQKDTYVMKIKVEDGGSPQKSSTAILQVTVTDVNDNRPVFKESQIEVHIPENSPIGTSVVQLQATDADIGANADIRYVFGTQVSPATKRLFSLNTTSGLITVQRPLDREETAIHKLSVLASDGSSSPARATVTINVTDVNDNPPNIDLRYIISPINGTVFLSEKDPINTKIALITVSDKDTDINGKVICFIEKDVPFHLKAVYDNQYLLETSALLDYEGTKEYNFKIVASDSGKPSLNQTALVRVRLEDENDNPPIFTQPVIELAVMENNKRDLFLTTLSATDEDSGKNAEIVYQLGPNASFFDLDRKTGVLTASRVFDREDQDRFLFTVTARDNGTPPLQTQAAVIVTVLDENDNNPKFTHNHFQFFVSENLPKYSTVGVITVTDSDAGENAAVSLSILNDNENFILDPYSGVIKSNVSFDREQQSSYTFDVRAVDSGRPPCSSAAKVTINVIDVNDNTPIVIYPPSNTSFKLVPLSSIPGSVVAEVFAVDGDTGMNAELKYTIVSGNNKGLFRIDPVTGNITLEEKPAVTDIGLHRLVVNISDLGYPKSLHTLVLVFLYVNDTVGNSTLIYDLIRRTMETPIDRNIGESSETYQSGDYLTIMIAFVTGALVVIIVIFVTVLLRCRHASRFKAAQRKKQGAEWMSPNTENKQNKKKKRKKRKSPKSSLLNFVTIEGNKPDDPAHEPINGTISLPTELEEQGIGRFDWNATPTTTFKPSSPDLARHYKSASPQSAFHLKADTPVSVKKHHVIQELPLDNTFVGGCDTLSKRSSTSSDHFSASECSSQGGFKTKGPMHTRQQGTLTRARTELNPEYLDLRPRAELNPEYWTPCTPLSQRRVTFHLPDGSQESCSDSGLGDHEPVGSGSLLTQPLPLVQAQDDFYEQASPDKRTEADGNSDPNSDGPLGPRGLVEATEMCTQECLVLGHSDNCWMPPTLGTYQQPKSPVSSFGSQREWGPKDKLLNGHTLTRTWKNESGRSEHFGDRKQFGSGEGHFTSSGMADIPLVSLKSCQPASCPDSPKDQQL
- the LOC121181814 gene encoding protocadherin-9 isoform X2; translated protein: MDLKDYYLLGALLACIWLDPSIAQELIYPIREELQENVLIGNIPKDLNISHTNAATGTSANLVYRLVSKAGDNPLVRVLSSTGEIFTTSNRIDREKLCPGPSFEDSECSFEIEVVILPNDYFRLIKIKIIVKDTNDNAPMFPSPVINISIPENTLINSRFAIPSATDPDTGPNSVHKYELINGQSAFGLDIVETPEGEKWPQLIVQQNLDREQKDTYVMKIKVEDGGSPQKSSTAILQVTVTDVNDNRPVFKESQIEVHIPENSPIGTSVVQLQATDADIGANADIRYVFGTQVSPATKRLFSLNTTSGLITVQRPLDREETAIHKLSVLASDGSSSPARATVTINVTDVNDNPPNIDLRYIISPINGTVFLSEKDPINTKIALITVSDKDTDINGKVICFIEKDVPFHLKAVYDNQYLLETSALLDYEGTKEYNFKIVASDSGKPSLNQTALVRVRLEDENDNPPIFTQPVIELAVMENNKRDLFLTTLSATDEDSGKNAEIVYQLGPNASFFDLDRKTGVLTASRVFDREDQDRFLFTVTARDNGTPPLQTQAAVIVTVLDENDNNPKFTHNHFQFFVSENLPKYSTVGVITVTDSDAGENAAVSLSILNDNENFILDPYSGVIKSNVSFDREQQSSYTFDVRAVDSGRPPCSSAAKVTINVIDVNDNTPIVIYPPSNTSFKLVPLSSIPGSVVAEVFAVDGDTGMNAELKYTIVSGNNKGLFRIDPVTGNITLEEKPAVTDIGLHRLVVNISDLGYPKSLHTLVLVFLYVNDTVGNSTLIYDLIRRTMETPIDRNIGESSETYQSGDYLTIMIAFVTGALVVIIVIFVTVLLRCRHASRFKAAQRKKQGAEWMSPNTENKQNKKKKRKKRKSPKSSLLNFVTIEGNKPDDPAHEPINGTISLPTELEEQGIGRFDWNATPTTTFKPSSPDLARHYKSASPQSAFHLKADTPVSVKKHHVIQELPLDNTFVGGCDTLSKRSSTSSDHFSASECSSQGGFKTKGPMHTRQQPLAGTLTRARTELNPEYLDLRPRAELNPEYWTPCTPLSQRRVTFHLPDGSQESCSDSGLGDHEPVGSGSLLTQPLPLVQAQDDFYEQASPDKRTEADGNSDPNSDGPLGPRGLVEATEMCTQECLVLGHSDNCWMPPTLGTYQQPKSPVSSFGSQREWGPKDKLLNGHTLTRTWKNESGRSEHFGDRKQFGSGEGHFTSSGMADIPLVSLKSCQPASCPDSPKDQQL